A genomic stretch from Thalassophryne amazonica chromosome 18, fThaAma1.1, whole genome shotgun sequence includes:
- the LOC117531426 gene encoding tectonic-3-like, with amino-acid sequence MNSVQWRCSVQIVLVLCGCLIHAATKAGITSAVTGSPTQGEALSTVTPAPRITEDPVSTGTDAGTTEAFTVDSSATLFVSTALPVNLNVSHGCLCDLTPDFCDIGCCCDTADCGIANLSTVFTGCPERVISGVCIERWLMFKANVDPSLVTVTDSLFCVQPKVKAAVPQTLSTLPLHVSVGDSYHFSPPETTFWSVRGTGFYKVDDVILTYFTNSSLRGVLRQPSPGPAATFCLSYNPARFLRSTTMSCTRVLTRHSCTTDPALSAHSYFSNFSLVKIPQHDIEMSQMLNFLIPVTPLSEWPAPKEHDNICMNVVKKVEFVIGYRSTGELVYAKVDVVLAEGDLNHLLLQMHAVQFELDTPSPDQTPLPAVGLGAGSPVVGRFGEAVEPLTTVRVSQGGGCSSDPSARTPVLFTHNIITGCTFSSPSSNCSELRSQIYKILLGSTAPEQIAMNSGSQPDWARVITQECSIKVQETCALGCVLPYSLSVRVLWARQGLLDLPQNYILGAKYLFHCRIVKCPVMSPISLSTEVNFADATLHPEAPRGRPQPHWKFPFGFFTRGAAEFDGCIIANRTDSEKLAPSFLMFTLMLLKGLEYLLNT; translated from the exons ATGAATTCCGTCCAGTGGCGTTGTTCGGTTCAGATAGTTcttgttttgtgtgggtgtttgatTCACGCAGCTACAAAAGCAGGTATTACTTCAGCCGTTACAGGCAGCCCGACTCAGGGAGAAGCGCTGAGCACAGTGACCCCTGCTCCGCGAATTACAGAAGATCCAGTCAGCACCGGTACCGACGCTGGTACCACTGAGGCGTTCACTGTCGACTCATCCGCGACCCTCTTTGTGTCCACCGCTCTGCCTGTGAATTTGAACGTGTCTCACG gatgtctctgtgattTAACACCTGATTTCTGTGACATTGGCTGCTGCTGTGACACTGCTGATTGCGGCATTGCTAACTTGAGCACAGTCTTCACTGGATGTCCAGAGAGAGTCAT ATCAGGAGTTTGCATTGAaagatggctgatgttcaaagccAACGTGGATCCATCTCTTGTCACTGTCACAGACTCTTTGTTTTGTGTTCAGCCTAAAG TTAAGGCTGCAGTACCTCAGACTCTCTCGACTCTACCGCTGCATGTGTCTGTTGGAGACTCTTATCATTTCTCACCTCCAGAAACTACATTCTGGAGTGTCCGTGGCACAGGATTCTACAAG gttgatgATGTCATCCTGACGTATTTCACAAACTCATCATTGCGAGGTGTCCTTCGTCAGCCATCTCCAGGTCCAGCTGCCACATTCTGTCTCAGTTACAACCCTGCTA GGTTCTTGAGGTCCACAACAATGTCTTGTACCCGTGTGCTAACTCGTCACTCTTGCACAACAGACCCAGCTCTCAGTGCTCACTCTTACTTCTCCAACTTCAGTCTGGTAAAG ATTCCACAACATGATATTGAAATGTCACAGATGTTAAACTTTTTG ATTCCAGTTACTCCACTGTCTGAATGGCCCGCTCCGAAGGAGCATGACAATATTTGTATGAATGTGGTGAAAAAA GTGGAGTTTGTCATTGGTTATAGAAGCACTGGGGAACTTGTGTATGCAAAAGTGGATGTGGTCTTAGCTGAAGGGGATCTGAATCATTTGCTGTTACAGATGCATGCTGTACAATTTGAG CTGGACACACCCAGTCCTGATCAAACTCCTCTCCCTGCAGTTGGACTTGGAGCTGGATCTCCTGTGGTCGGCCGCTTTGGAGAGGCAGTGGAGCCT CTAACCACTGTCAGAGTGTCACAGGGTGGCGGGTGTTCCTCTGATCCAAGTGCACGAACACCCGTCCTTTTCACACACAACATCATCACTGGCTGCACATTCAG TTCACCTTCTAGTAACTGTTCAGAACTGCGCTCTCAAATTTACAAGATCTTACTTGGATCCACTGCACCCGAGCAGATCGCCATGAACTCAGGTTCTCAACCAGACTGGGCAAGAGTTATCACTCAGGAATGTTCCATCAAAGTACAG gaaaCGTGTGCGTTGGGCTGCGTCCTTCCCTACTCTCTTTCAGTCCGGGTTCTGTGGGCTCGCCAGGGTTTGTTAGACCTTCCCCAGAACTACATCCTTGGAGCCAAGTACCTCTTCCACTGTCGCATTGTAAAG tgtcctGTGATGTCGCCAATCTCGCTAAGCACTGAAGTGAATTTTGCCGACGCTACACTTCACCCAGAAGCCCCCAGGGGACGGCCTCAGCCTCACTGGAAATTTCCATTTGGCTTCTTCACGAGAGGTGCGGCTGAGTTCGACGGATGCATCATTGCAAACCGAACCGACTCTGAGAAGCTCGCACCGAGTTTCCTGATGTTCACACTAATGTTGCTAAAAGGATTAGAATATTTATTGAACACATAG
- the mto1 gene encoding protein MTO1 homolog, mitochondrial, translating to MLSRKVLPLSSSLLLISRRTSSLVRLKYDVIVVGGGHAGTEASAAAARMGAETLLVTQKIKTIGALSCNPSLGGIGKGHLVKEVDALDGLCGRAGDWAGIHFSILNRRKGPAVWGPRAQLDRQLYREFIQSELLCTPRLTVLEGSVEELLVTEPDPEMHGHHRITGIRLANHSDPVSANSVVLTTGTFLSGSLFMGQTTSPGGRIGDAPSSAGLSHTLREILGLRIGRLRTGTPPRILKESVDFSQAKLHAPDNPPTPFSFLSTHTRCKPEEQVPCYLTHTTPDVERVVKESLHLNCHIQQDTKGPRYCPSIESRVLRFPGRMHHVWLEPEGMTSDLIYPQGLSMTMPPDMQLRLLREIPALQRAEIHTPGYGVQYDFVCPTQLSPALQVKSTQGLFLAGQINGTTGYEEAAAQGLWAGVNAARSALSMPPVELSRTESYIGVLIDDLVSRGVTEPYRMFTSRAEFRTLLRPDNADLRLTVKGFEEVGCVSSLRYQEAVRVRDCLEEALAALQDIAVSINAWKTKLPNMQISDNNNTIQTGMHVLQYNDMTFEMLASAFPECLSPYLEFSQRLKIEAVYRPLCHLQKKEIEQIRKEENMPLPQDIDYLTLPVSLSQEVREVLDRVRPSTIGAATRLQGITPAAVVHLFNYICYSKQKESKKHNDQLPLKEQKEEELCA from the exons ATGTTGTCGAGGAAGGTTCTGCCCCTGTCCAGTTCCTTGTTACTGATTTCCAGAAGGACCAGCTCCCTCGTTAGACTGAAGTATGATGTCATTGTGGTGGGAGGAGGACATGCAGGGACAGAAGCATCTGCAGCAGCAGCAAGAATGGGAGCCGAAACGCTTCTGGTCACACAGAAAATAAAGACAATTG GTGCACTGTCCTGTAACCCATCTTTGGGAGGGATAGGTAAGGGCCACCTGGTGAAGGAAGTTGACGCTCTGGATGGGCTGTGTGGTCGAGCGGGTGACTGGGCTGGGATACATTTCTCCATCTTGAATCGGAGGAAAGGTCCTGCTGTTTGGGGGCCCAGAGCCCAACTGGACCGCCAGCTCTACCGTGAATTTATTCAG TCGGAGCTGCTGTGCACGCCACGGCTCACAGtgcttgaaggttctgtggaggAGCTGCTGGTAACAGAACCAGACCCAGAGATGCATGGACACCACAGAATCACTGGGATTCGTTTGG CAAATCACAGCGACCCAGTCTCAGCCAACTCTGTGGTACTCACCACTGGCACTTTCTTGTCTGGCTCCCTCTTTATGGGCCAAACCACCTCTCCGGGCGGTCGGATTGGAGATGCTCCATCAAGTGCCGGGCTGTCTCATACTCTACGAGAGATATTGGGTTTGAGGATTGGCAGATTGAGGACTGGTACCCCTCCCAGGATTTTGAAGGAATCAGTAGACTTTTCTCAGGCGAAGCTTCATGCACCCGACAATCCTCCAACCCCATTCAGCTTCCTCAGCACCCACACACGCTGCAAG CCTGAAGAGCAAGTGCCATGCTACCTGACACATACTACCCCCGATGTGGAGAGGGTAGTGAAGGAGAGTCTTCATCTCAACTGTCATATACAGCAGGACACCAAGGGTCCCAG ATACTGTCCCTCAATCGAATCACGAGTGCTACGCTTTCCAGGAAGAATGCATCATGTGTGGCTGGAGCCCGAAGGAATGACCTCTGACCTTATATATCCTCAAGGGTTGTCCATGACCATGccacctgacatgcagctccgcCTCCTTAGAGAAATCCCCGCCCTGCAGAGAGCCGAGATCCATACTCCTG GTTACGGTGTTCAGTATGACTTTGTATGTCCCACTCAGCTCAGCCCCGCCCTACAGGTGAAAAGCACTCAAGGTCTCTTTTTAGCCGGGCAGATCAATGGAACAACGGGGTACGAGGAAGCTGCTGCACAG GGTTTGTGGGCGGGAGTCAATGCTGCACGTTCAGCACTTTCCATGCCTCCAGTGGAATTGTCTCGCACAGAAAGTTACATCGGAGTTCTCATTGATGATCTGGTGAGTCGGGGGGTAACTGAGCCCTACCGCATGTTCACTAGCCGGGCCGAATTTCGCACTTTGTTAAGACCAGACAACGCTGACCTCCGCCTCACTGTGAAAG GGTTTGAAGAGGTGGGGTGCGTGTCCTCTCTGCGCTATCAGGAGGCTGTGAGAGTGAGGGACTGTCTGGAGGAAGCATTGGCGGCCCTTCAGGACATCGCTGTTTCTATTAACGCCTGGAAAACCAAGCTGCCAAACATGCAAATCAGTGACAACAATAACACCATTCAGAC CGGTATGCACGTGTTACAGTACAACGACATGACCTTTGAAATGTTGGCGTCTGCCTTCCCAGAGTGTCTTTCACCGTACTTGGAATTCTCACAAAGACTTAAGATAGAAG CTGTATACAGGCCTCTCTGTCACCTCCAGAAGAAAGAGATTGAGCAAATCCGGAAGGAAGAGAACATGCCTCTTCCACAGGACATCGATTATCTGACTttgcctgtctctctgtctcaggaAGTCAGAGAGGTTTTAGACAGAGTACGACCCAGCACC ATCGGTGCTGCGACACGGCTGCAAGGTATAACACCCGCTGCAGTAGTTCATCTCTTCAACTACATTTGCTACTCGAAGCAAAAGGAGAGCAAAAAGCACAACGATCAGCTCCCCctcaaggagcagaaagaagaggaACTGTGTGCGTGA